One window of Microbacterium sediminis genomic DNA carries:
- a CDS encoding IS481 family transposase encodes MTHANAPLTPEGRRRLASAIVDAGWTIRRAAERFNCSPATASKWAKRYAAGEPLTDRSSRPVSSPHQLSRRTERRIIALRFTRRWGPHRIAYHLRLARSTVGRVLARYGMPLLKHLDRFTGLPVRKPKPIRYEASRPGELVHVDIKKQGRIPEGGGHRALGRAAGNRDRQRGVGYAFVHNAIDDHSRLAYSEILDDERKETAAAFWIRARAFFADAGITVTAVMTDNGACYRSHAFRDALGNGVKHRRTRPYRPQTNGKVERLNRTAEDEWAYARFYPNESTRIEAFPAWLHHYNHHRPHTALGGQTPASRVHNLTGNYS; translated from the coding sequence GTGACTCACGCTAACGCTCCCTTGACGCCGGAAGGGCGTCGTCGCCTCGCATCCGCGATCGTCGATGCCGGTTGGACGATCCGGCGGGCAGCGGAACGGTTCAACTGCTCGCCCGCGACCGCGTCGAAGTGGGCCAAACGCTACGCCGCGGGCGAGCCGCTCACCGACAGGTCGTCACGGCCGGTGTCGTCGCCGCATCAGTTGTCACGGCGCACGGAGCGGCGGATCATCGCGTTGCGGTTCACCCGCCGTTGGGGGCCTCACCGGATCGCGTATCACCTGCGCCTGGCTCGCTCGACGGTCGGGCGGGTCCTGGCCCGCTACGGGATGCCGTTGCTCAAGCACCTGGACCGGTTCACCGGACTGCCGGTCCGCAAGCCCAAACCGATCCGTTACGAGGCGTCGCGGCCGGGCGAGCTGGTCCATGTCGACATCAAGAAGCAGGGGCGCATCCCCGAAGGCGGCGGGCACCGCGCCCTCGGCCGGGCAGCAGGCAACCGGGACCGACAGCGCGGTGTCGGCTACGCGTTTGTCCACAACGCGATCGACGACCACTCCCGGTTGGCGTATTCGGAGATCCTCGATGACGAGCGCAAGGAGACGGCTGCAGCGTTCTGGATCCGCGCCCGCGCGTTCTTCGCGGATGCGGGGATCACGGTCACTGCGGTGATGACGGACAACGGCGCCTGCTACCGCTCACATGCCTTCCGAGATGCGCTCGGCAATGGAGTGAAGCACCGTCGAACGCGGCCCTACCGGCCGCAGACGAACGGGAAGGTCGAGCGCCTCAACCGCACCGCCGAGGACGAATGGGCATACGCCCGCTTCTACCCGAACGAATCGACCCGCATCGAGGCGTTCCCGGCCTGGCTGCATCACTACAATCACCACCGACCCCACACCGCCCTCGGCGGCCAGACCCCGGCCTCACGCGTTCACAACCTCACGGGGAACTACAGCTAG
- a CDS encoding ABC transporter ATP-binding protein has product MADGKVLEFNGVTKIFGDVAAVSDLSARIEPGSVTAFLGPNGAGKTTTLRILLGQLKPTSGQATIGGVPFAKIASPARVVGAVGENGASFKPRRTAVKHLTSVARHNGIATSRVREVLDLVGLADVADMRIGGYSLGMRQRLSVAQALLGDPGVLVFDEPANGLDPEGIRWMRLLMRSLADEGRTVLMSSHLLPEVEQIADKILIMSNGNLVFDGGIEVLADVQGPVVAVDSPDREALTRLLRENGLEFEVLRSGVNVHGSSAEAIGTLAAASGVALSTLHQRGPSLEDVFLDLVSGRRTQQTAAIDVSADVTPVPAERAPEPTGDPDAEVDLSAAAGTGAVAGLAGAAVVAAAADATDDIEPLPGADAASVVNYPAAADAEDEDGEAEDEADGEAEDEADGEERAADEEQATEAEAELPAGYSFADALAEAEAAEPAAEPAAEENPTEETPTEETPTEETPAEETPAEAPAEPIAEQPAAERASDDDLGASPWAVGPSFADRLGGAAEAPAGDEPFEAEAVPSHLLETQAMDLIDAEPAAEAARDDAAEPEGEHARPEGEDARPEGDARDEAISTAPEGEEPEPTTQEIAFTSFVESFEGEPDHTGEVEVIEGEIVEEQDAPHDAPAEEGAAPSGDDERRDY; this is encoded by the coding sequence ATGGCCGACGGTAAAGTGCTCGAGTTCAACGGGGTGACGAAGATCTTCGGTGACGTCGCCGCCGTCTCAGACCTCAGCGCACGCATCGAGCCGGGCTCGGTGACGGCTTTCCTCGGGCCGAACGGTGCCGGCAAGACCACGACGCTGCGCATCCTGCTGGGGCAGCTGAAGCCCACCAGCGGCCAGGCCACGATCGGCGGCGTGCCGTTCGCGAAGATCGCCTCGCCGGCCCGCGTGGTCGGCGCCGTCGGCGAGAACGGCGCGTCGTTCAAGCCGCGCCGCACCGCGGTCAAGCACCTGACGTCGGTGGCCCGCCACAACGGCATCGCCACCTCGCGCGTGCGCGAAGTGCTCGACCTGGTCGGCCTGGCCGACGTGGCCGACATGCGCATCGGCGGCTACTCGCTCGGCATGCGCCAGCGCCTCAGCGTGGCGCAGGCTCTGCTCGGCGACCCGGGCGTGCTCGTGTTCGACGAGCCGGCGAACGGGCTCGACCCCGAGGGCATCCGCTGGATGCGCCTGCTCATGCGCAGCCTGGCCGACGAGGGCCGCACGGTGCTGATGTCGTCGCACCTGCTGCCCGAGGTCGAGCAGATCGCCGACAAGATCCTCATCATGTCGAACGGCAATCTCGTCTTCGACGGCGGGATCGAGGTGCTCGCCGACGTGCAGGGCCCGGTCGTGGCCGTGGACTCACCCGACCGCGAGGCGCTCACGCGCCTGCTGCGCGAGAACGGCCTCGAGTTCGAGGTGCTGCGCTCGGGCGTGAACGTGCACGGCTCGTCGGCCGAGGCGATCGGCACGCTCGCCGCCGCCTCCGGCGTGGCGCTGTCGACCCTGCATCAGCGCGGGCCGTCGCTCGAGGACGTCTTCCTCGATCTCGTCAGCGGCCGCCGCACGCAGCAGACGGCCGCGATCGATGTGTCCGCCGACGTGACCCCCGTCCCGGCCGAGCGTGCCCCCGAGCCCACGGGCGACCCGGACGCCGAGGTCGACCTGTCGGCCGCCGCCGGTACCGGCGCGGTGGCGGGCCTGGCGGGTGCCGCCGTCGTGGCGGCCGCCGCCGACGCGACCGACGACATCGAGCCGCTTCCCGGCGCCGACGCCGCGAGCGTCGTGAACTACCCCGCCGCGGCCGACGCGGAGGACGAGGACGGCGAGGCCGAGGACGAGGCCGACGGCGAGGCCGAGGACGAGGCCGACGGCGAGGAGCGCGCGGCCGACGAGGAGCAGGCGACCGAGGCCGAGGCCGAGCTGCCCGCCGGCTACAGCTTCGCCGACGCGCTCGCGGAGGCCGAGGCCGCGGAGCCCGCCGCCGAGCCCGCCGCCGAGGAGAATCCCACCGAGGAGACTCCCACCGAGGAGACTCCCACCGAGGAGACTCCCGCCGAGGAGACCCCGGCCGAGGCTCCCGCCGAGCCCATCGCCGAGCAGCCCGCGGCCGAGCGGGCCTCGGACGACGATCTCGGGGCGAGCCCGTGGGCCGTCGGGCCGAGCTTCGCCGATCGGCTGGGCGGCGCCGCCGAGGCCCCGGCCGGCGACGAGCCGTTCGAGGCCGAGGCCGTGCCGAGCCACCTGCTCGAGACGCAGGCGATGGACCTGATCGACGCCGAGCCCGCCGCCGAGGCCGCCCGCGACGACGCCGCGGAGCCCGAGGGCGAGCACGCGCGGCCCGAGGGCGAGGACGCCCGCCCCGAGGGCGACGCCCGCGACGAGGCCATCAGCACGGCGCCGGAGGGCGAGGAGCCCGAGCCGACGACGCAGGAGATCGCGTTCACGTCGTTCGTGGAGTCATTCGAGGGCGAGCCGGATCACACCGGCGAGGTCGAGGTCATCGAGGGCGAGATCGTCGAGGAGCAGGACGCGCCGCACGACGCCCCGGCCGAGGAGGGCGCGGCGCCCTCCGGCGACGACGAGCGCCGCGACTACTGA
- the cofG gene encoding 7,8-didemethyl-8-hydroxy-5-deazariboflavin synthase CofG, with protein MTLIDPVPAVAPALERAARGERLDVDDALALLSTEGAEAARVRELAARMRDEGLAAAGRPGVITYSRKVFIPLTTLCRDRCHYCVFVDTPGQLLKKHKPTYMSEEQVLAVARRGAAMGCKEALLTLGDRPEDRWPEARAWLDEHGYASTLEYVGAMARLITAETGLLAHLNPGVMSPAELEMLRPTAPSMGVMLETTSRRVFEEPGQVHYGSPDKDPAVRLKLLANAGEARIPFTTGILIGIGETLRDRAESMIALRDAAERGGHIQEIIVQNFRAKPRTAAAGAPDASLREYVAAVAVTRLVMGPRMRVQVPPNLSDPTEFGLLVEAGIDDWGGVSPLTADHVNPERPWPHLDDLAAATAALGFTLRERLTAHPEYVRDPEWIDPALRPAVLALAGADGLAVEGLRPQGSSTDASDANAAETGREEARRGHDAAPVITSGSTGLIAAVIDRAAQDPSSLDDAEWERLLLATGDDLEALVHTADDVRRYTVGEAISIVANRNVSSSAFRSAGGGAATVRAAGLQQDGEAYDLAQLADAVRDAWDLGLSELCVQGPIDPAESPEAYLDIARAVKHAAPGMHLHAYRPQDVVDLADRSGLGLAGALTALREAGVDSVPGTGIKLASERVRGLLAPGDLEIDRWIEAITAAHEAGFSSTSVMFYGHVETAGERIAHLRTLLGIQARTGGFAEFVPIPLPGPAGGVGLLADRSPVDEHRAMVAVSRLMLGETIRHIQIPWTRHDRATTAELLRSGGDDLGGTLLDGRVLPRAGIEAGQELPLAEARRLAQRLFRPLRLRTTTYGEPTAERKAAAEAGAAGSAAARGGSAP; from the coding sequence GTGACCCTGATCGATCCGGTTCCCGCCGTCGCGCCGGCGCTGGAGCGCGCCGCCCGGGGCGAGCGACTCGACGTCGACGACGCGCTCGCGCTGCTGTCGACCGAGGGCGCGGAGGCCGCGCGCGTGCGCGAGCTGGCCGCCCGCATGCGCGACGAGGGACTCGCGGCCGCCGGCCGTCCCGGCGTCATCACGTACTCGCGCAAGGTGTTCATCCCGCTCACCACGCTGTGCCGGGATCGCTGCCACTACTGCGTGTTCGTCGACACCCCGGGCCAGCTGCTCAAGAAGCACAAGCCCACGTACATGTCGGAGGAGCAGGTGCTCGCCGTCGCGCGCCGCGGCGCCGCGATGGGCTGCAAGGAGGCGCTGCTCACCCTCGGCGACCGCCCCGAGGACCGCTGGCCGGAGGCGCGGGCGTGGCTCGACGAGCACGGCTACGCGTCGACGCTCGAGTACGTCGGTGCCATGGCCCGCCTCATCACGGCCGAGACGGGCCTGCTCGCGCACCTGAACCCCGGCGTCATGTCGCCGGCCGAGCTCGAGATGCTCCGGCCCACCGCCCCGTCGATGGGCGTCATGCTCGAGACCACCTCGCGCCGCGTGTTCGAGGAGCCGGGCCAGGTGCACTACGGATCGCCCGACAAGGATCCCGCGGTGCGCCTGAAGCTCCTCGCCAACGCCGGCGAGGCGAGGATCCCGTTCACGACCGGCATCCTCATCGGGATCGGCGAGACCCTCCGCGATCGCGCGGAGTCGATGATCGCCCTGCGCGATGCCGCCGAGCGCGGCGGGCATATCCAGGAGATCATCGTCCAGAACTTCCGCGCCAAGCCCCGCACGGCCGCCGCCGGCGCCCCGGATGCGTCGCTGCGCGAGTACGTGGCCGCCGTGGCCGTGACGCGCCTCGTGATGGGGCCGCGGATGCGCGTGCAGGTGCCGCCCAACCTGTCGGATCCGACGGAGTTCGGCCTGCTCGTCGAGGCGGGCATCGACGACTGGGGTGGCGTCTCGCCGCTCACGGCCGATCACGTCAATCCCGAGCGCCCGTGGCCGCACCTCGACGACCTCGCCGCGGCGACGGCGGCGCTCGGCTTCACGCTGCGCGAGCGCCTCACGGCACATCCGGAGTACGTACGCGATCCGGAATGGATCGATCCCGCGCTGCGCCCGGCGGTCCTCGCCCTCGCCGGTGCGGACGGTCTGGCGGTGGAGGGGCTGCGCCCCCAGGGCTCGTCGACCGACGCGAGTGACGCGAACGCAGCCGAGACGGGTCGAGAGGAGGCGCGCCGAGGTCACGACGCCGCGCCGGTCATCACCTCCGGCTCCACCGGCCTGATCGCCGCGGTGATCGATCGCGCCGCGCAGGATCCGTCGTCGCTCGACGACGCCGAGTGGGAGCGGCTGCTGCTCGCGACGGGCGACGACCTCGAGGCGCTCGTCCACACGGCCGACGACGTGCGCCGCTACACCGTCGGCGAGGCCATCAGCATCGTGGCCAACCGCAACGTCTCCTCGTCGGCGTTCCGCTCGGCGGGCGGCGGCGCGGCGACCGTGCGCGCCGCGGGCCTGCAGCAGGACGGCGAGGCGTACGACCTCGCGCAGCTGGCCGACGCCGTGCGCGACGCGTGGGACCTCGGCCTGAGCGAGCTGTGCGTGCAGGGCCCGATCGATCCCGCCGAGTCGCCCGAGGCCTACCTCGACATCGCCCGCGCGGTGAAGCATGCCGCGCCCGGCATGCACCTGCACGCGTACCGCCCGCAGGACGTCGTGGACCTCGCCGACCGCTCCGGTCTCGGCCTGGCCGGGGCGCTCACCGCGCTGCGCGAGGCGGGCGTCGACTCCGTGCCGGGCACGGGGATCAAGCTCGCGAGCGAGCGGGTCCGGGGCCTCCTCGCGCCCGGCGACCTGGAGATCGATCGCTGGATCGAGGCGATCACGGCCGCGCACGAGGCGGGCTTCTCGTCGACGTCGGTGATGTTCTACGGGCACGTCGAGACGGCGGGCGAGCGGATCGCGCACCTGCGCACGCTGCTGGGCATCCAGGCGCGCACGGGTGGCTTCGCGGAGTTCGTGCCCATCCCGCTGCCCGGCCCGGCCGGCGGCGTCGGCCTGCTGGCCGATCGCTCACCCGTCGACGAGCACCGCGCGATGGTCGCGGTCTCGCGCCTCATGCTCGGCGAGACGATCCGCCACATCCAGATCCCGTGGACGCGCCACGATCGCGCCACGACGGCCGAGCTGCTGCGCAGCGGCGGCGACGACCTGGGCGGCACGCTGCTCGACGGCCGCGTGCTGCCGCGCGCGGGCATCGAGGCCGGGCAGGAGCTGCCGCTGGCCGAGGCCCGCCGCCTCGCGCAGCGCCTGTTCCGCCCGCTGCGCCTGCGCACCACGACGTACGGCGAACCCACGGCCGAGCGCAAGGCCGCCGCGGAGGCCGGTGCGGCGGGCTCGGCGGCCGCGCGAGGCGGGTCGGCGCCGTGA
- the fgd gene encoding glucose-6-phosphate dehydrogenase (coenzyme-F420): MTVPLRFGYKASSEQFGPRELLDYAVLAEEVGFDSVFLSDHLQPWMHEGGHAPATLPWLGSVGERTSRVLLGTSVLTPTFRYHPGVIAQAFGTLGAMYPGRMILGVGTGEALNEVTLGLQWPEPPERFQRMKESIILMRKLWEEDRVTYEGDYYAVHNATIYDKPAQPIPVYIGASGPAATRLAGRIGDGWITTSGKDPALYSDKLIPAFEEGLDKGGRSRDDVDTMIEVKVSFRHDREKALENTRFWAPLALTPDEKTGVHDPMEMQRLAEELPIERAASRFIVSDDVEEHIAAIEQYLSLGFRHLVFHDPGHDQEAFLRLYGEEVLPRLRERHGA; the protein is encoded by the coding sequence ATGACCGTTCCCCTCCGCTTCGGCTACAAGGCCTCCTCCGAGCAGTTCGGGCCGCGCGAGCTGCTCGACTACGCGGTGCTCGCCGAGGAAGTCGGCTTCGACTCGGTCTTCCTCAGCGACCACCTCCAGCCGTGGATGCACGAGGGCGGGCACGCGCCCGCGACGCTGCCGTGGCTCGGATCGGTCGGCGAGCGCACGTCGCGCGTGCTGCTGGGTACGTCGGTGCTCACGCCAACGTTCCGCTACCACCCGGGCGTCATCGCGCAGGCCTTCGGCACGCTCGGCGCCATGTACCCCGGTCGCATGATCCTCGGCGTCGGCACGGGCGAGGCCCTCAACGAGGTCACGCTCGGCCTGCAGTGGCCCGAGCCGCCCGAGCGCTTCCAGCGCATGAAGGAGTCGATCATCCTCATGCGCAAGCTGTGGGAGGAGGATCGCGTCACCTACGAGGGCGACTACTACGCGGTCCACAACGCCACCATCTACGACAAGCCGGCCCAGCCGATCCCCGTGTACATCGGCGCCTCCGGCCCGGCCGCCACGCGCCTGGCGGGCCGCATCGGCGACGGCTGGATCACGACGAGCGGCAAGGACCCGGCGCTCTACAGCGACAAGCTCATCCCCGCGTTCGAGGAGGGCCTCGACAAGGGCGGGCGCAGCCGCGACGACGTCGACACGATGATCGAGGTCAAGGTCTCATTCCGCCACGATCGCGAGAAGGCCCTCGAGAACACGCGCTTCTGGGCGCCGCTCGCCCTCACCCCGGATGAGAAGACCGGCGTGCACGACCCGATGGAGATGCAGCGCCTCGCCGAGGAGCTTCCGATCGAGCGCGCCGCCTCGCGCTTCATCGTGAGCGACGACGTCGAGGAGCACATCGCGGCGATCGAGCAGTACCTGTCGCTCGGCTTCCGTCACCTCGTCTTCCACGACCCCGGCCACGACCAGGAGGCCTTCCTGCGCCTGTACGGCGAGGAGGTGCTGCCGCGCCTGCGCGAGCGGCACGGGGCGTGA
- the hemL gene encoding glutamate-1-semialdehyde 2,1-aminomutase has protein sequence MADRNDELFAHARDVIPGGVNSPVRAYGSVGGTPRFLASARGAYVTDAAGREYVDLVASWGPALLGHAHPDVVAAVQDAAARGLSFGAPTEGEVRLAQLVADRVQAGGLKPVEEVRLVSTGTEATMTAIRLARGVTGRDLLVKFDGNYHGHSDGLLAAAGSGVATLALPGTAGVPAGVAAETFVVPYGDLDAVRAAFAAHGERIAAIIVEAAPANMGVVEPPAGFNRTLAEIAHAAGALLILDEVLTGFRVHPAGMWGLQVEAGEDYEPDIITFGKVIGGGMPLAALGGKRAVMEYLAPVGPVYQAGTLSGNPLSVAAGIATLELATPEVYAAVDAAATTVIDALSSALTAEGVAHTIPRVGTLFGLAFLDRKPVSYEEAKTQDAFRFTPFFHSMLASGVNLPPSIFEAWFLTAAHDAEALARIADALPAAAKAAAAA, from the coding sequence ATGGCCGATCGCAACGACGAACTGTTCGCCCACGCCCGCGACGTCATCCCCGGTGGCGTGAACTCCCCCGTCCGGGCGTACGGATCGGTCGGCGGCACGCCCCGCTTCCTCGCCTCCGCGCGTGGCGCGTACGTCACCGACGCGGCCGGTCGCGAGTACGTCGATCTCGTGGCCTCGTGGGGCCCGGCGCTGCTGGGCCACGCCCATCCGGACGTCGTTGCGGCGGTGCAGGACGCCGCCGCCCGCGGGCTGTCCTTCGGTGCCCCGACGGAGGGCGAGGTGCGCCTCGCGCAGCTGGTCGCCGATCGCGTGCAGGCCGGCGGGCTCAAGCCGGTCGAGGAGGTGCGCCTCGTCTCCACCGGCACCGAGGCGACGATGACCGCGATCCGCCTCGCCCGCGGCGTGACGGGCCGCGACCTGCTCGTGAAGTTCGACGGCAACTACCACGGCCACTCCGACGGGCTCCTGGCCGCGGCCGGCTCGGGCGTCGCCACGCTCGCGCTGCCCGGCACGGCCGGTGTGCCCGCGGGGGTCGCGGCCGAGACCTTCGTCGTGCCCTACGGCGACCTCGACGCGGTGCGCGCGGCCTTCGCGGCGCACGGCGAGCGGATCGCGGCGATCATCGTCGAGGCCGCGCCCGCCAACATGGGCGTCGTCGAGCCGCCGGCCGGCTTCAACCGCACGCTCGCCGAGATCGCGCATGCGGCCGGCGCCCTGCTGATCCTCGACGAGGTGCTCACCGGGTTCCGCGTGCACCCCGCCGGCATGTGGGGCCTGCAGGTCGAGGCCGGCGAGGACTACGAGCCCGACATCATCACGTTCGGCAAGGTGATCGGCGGCGGGATGCCCCTGGCGGCGCTGGGCGGCAAGCGCGCGGTGATGGAGTACCTCGCGCCGGTCGGTCCGGTGTACCAGGCGGGAACGCTGTCGGGGAACCCCCTGTCGGTCGCGGCGGGCATCGCCACGCTCGAGCTGGCCACCCCCGAGGTGTACGCCGCGGTCGACGCGGCGGCGACGACCGTGATCGACGCCCTCTCGTCGGCGCTCACCGCGGAGGGCGTGGCGCACACGATCCCGCGCGTCGGCACCCTCTTCGGCCTCGCCTTCCTCGATCGCAAGCCCGTGTCGTACGAGGAGGCGAAGACGCAGGACGCGTTCCGCTTCACGCCGTTCTTCCACTCGATGCTCGCCTCGGGCGTCAACCTCCCGCCGAGCATCTTCGAGGCCTGGTTCCTCACCGCCGCGCACGACGCGGAGGCCCTGGCGCGCATCGCTGACGCGCTGCCCGCCGCCGCGAAGGCGGCCGCCGCGGCCTGA
- a CDS encoding DUF937 domain-containing protein has protein sequence MAGLNDILKNLPIDEIAGKLGVDPDTAKAGIIEGGQTILSGLHKETETEQGAQSLQEALKKHAGEKKVASVDEIDEEDGKNILGHIFGGKQDEVASTLTASDKTTGGIDFGKLLPLLAPIIMNFVANQKSEKEKESGGGFDLGGLLGGILGGGSTQGGSRSGGIDLGSIGDLIGGFFGGKR, from the coding sequence ATGGCCGGCCTCAACGACATCCTGAAGAACCTGCCGATCGACGAGATCGCCGGCAAGCTCGGCGTCGATCCCGACACGGCGAAGGCCGGCATCATCGAGGGCGGCCAGACGATCCTCAGCGGCCTGCACAAGGAGACCGAGACCGAGCAGGGCGCGCAGTCGCTCCAGGAGGCCCTGAAGAAGCACGCGGGCGAGAAGAAGGTCGCCTCCGTCGACGAGATCGACGAGGAGGACGGCAAGAACATCCTCGGCCACATCTTCGGCGGCAAGCAGGACGAGGTCGCCTCGACGCTGACCGCGTCGGACAAGACCACGGGCGGCATCGACTTCGGCAAGCTGCTGCCGTTGCTCGCGCCCATCATCATGAACTTCGTCGCCAACCAGAAGAGCGAGAAGGAGAAGGAGTCCGGCGGCGGCTTCGACCTCGGCGGGCTGCTCGGCGGGATCCTCGGCGGCGGATCGACCCAGGGCGGATCGCGCTCGGGCGGCATCGACCTCGGCTCGATCGGCGACCTCATCGGCGGATTCTTCGGCGGCAAGCGGTAG
- a CDS encoding flavin-containing monooxygenase yields the protein MTTVIVGAGFAGIAAAIALARRGIDDVVILERADAVGGTWRDNTYPGVACDVPSHLYGLETHPWPAWSRAFAPGDEIRAYLEHVVRTEGLEDRLRLGTALTGARWDGGAWRVRTSADEELVADHLILACGRLTDPKIPSIPGLESFPGPLFHSARWRHDVPVAGRRVAVAGTGASAVQLVPELVRRGAEVVLLQRTPAWIVPRGDRPHTEAEIAHWRDDPAALRALRDELYTEGEARFASRSGDPIAAAEARALAQAHLEAQVPDPRLRAALTPDYAFGCRRVLLSDDFYPAIASGAARLVPSALAEVDGDTLVAADGTRHEADVLVLATGFEAARQPYARLVTGEHGTTLDAHWSGGYTAAASTLVPGFPNLFVLGGPNAALGHNSAVLILEAQAAFAAELVAAGRPIRVTPEQEARSTAEVDALAAGTPWLTGGCHSWYVDERSGRLTLLWPGTVAAFRERLDRLKNALIPVTADQGAS from the coding sequence GTGACGACGGTCATCGTCGGCGCCGGTTTCGCCGGGATCGCCGCCGCGATCGCGCTGGCCCGGCGCGGGATCGACGACGTCGTGATCCTCGAGCGCGCCGACGCCGTCGGCGGCACGTGGCGCGACAACACGTATCCCGGCGTCGCGTGCGATGTGCCGTCGCACCTGTACGGCCTGGAGACGCACCCGTGGCCGGCGTGGTCGCGCGCCTTCGCCCCCGGCGACGAGATCCGCGCGTATCTCGAGCACGTCGTGCGGACCGAGGGGCTGGAGGATCGGCTCCGCCTGGGCACCGCGCTCACCGGCGCGCGCTGGGACGGCGGCGCGTGGCGCGTGCGCACCTCGGCCGACGAGGAGCTGGTCGCCGACCACCTGATCCTCGCGTGCGGCCGGCTCACCGATCCGAAGATCCCGTCGATCCCGGGCCTGGAGTCATTCCCCGGCCCCCTGTTCCACTCGGCGCGCTGGCGCCACGACGTCCCCGTCGCCGGGCGGCGGGTCGCCGTCGCCGGCACGGGCGCGAGCGCCGTGCAACTCGTGCCCGAGCTCGTGCGCCGCGGCGCCGAGGTCGTGCTGCTGCAGCGCACGCCCGCGTGGATCGTGCCGCGCGGCGATCGCCCGCACACCGAGGCCGAGATCGCGCACTGGCGCGACGATCCCGCGGCGCTGCGGGCCCTGCGCGACGAGCTCTACACCGAGGGCGAGGCGCGCTTCGCGTCGCGCTCGGGCGACCCGATCGCCGCCGCCGAGGCGCGCGCCCTCGCGCAGGCCCACCTCGAGGCGCAGGTGCCCGATCCGCGGCTGCGTGCCGCCCTCACGCCCGACTACGCGTTCGGCTGCCGGCGGGTGCTGCTGAGCGACGACTTCTACCCCGCCATCGCGTCCGGCGCGGCGCGGCTCGTGCCGAGCGCCCTCGCGGAGGTCGATGGCGACACGCTCGTAGCCGCCGACGGCACGCGGCACGAGGCGGATGTGCTCGTGCTCGCCACCGGGTTCGAGGCGGCGCGCCAGCCGTACGCGCGGCTGGTGACCGGCGAGCACGGCACCACGCTCGACGCGCACTGGTCGGGCGGCTACACGGCGGCCGCGTCGACGCTCGTGCCCGGGTTCCCGAACCTCTTCGTGCTCGGCGGCCCCAACGCGGCGCTGGGACACAACTCCGCCGTGCTCATCCTCGAGGCCCAGGCGGCGTTCGCGGCCGAGCTCGTCGCCGCCGGCCGCCCGATCCGCGTCACGCCGGAGCAGGAGGCCCGCTCCACCGCCGAGGTCGATGCGCTCGCGGCCGGCACCCCGTGGCTCACCGGCGGCTGCCACAGCTGGTACGTCGACGAGCGCAGCGGCCGCCTCACGCTGCTCTGGCCCGGCACGGTCGCCGCCTTCCGCGAGCGCCTCGATCGCCTCAAGAACGCCCTCATCCCCGTCACCGCAGACCAAGGAGCATCATGA
- a CDS encoding enoyl-CoA hydratase/isomerase family protein, with the protein MTSDRVLRARRNGVGRLTLNRPEAINAVDIDMVRSMLAALDAWRDDADVHLVLLDGVGDRGLCAGGDVRLLREHIVAGRFDAVEEFFRGEYLLNATIDEYPRPFVAFMDGVTMGGGIGISAHGSVRVVTERSRLAMPETRIGFTPDVGGTWLLGRAPGRLGEFLALTGWTMGAADAILCGLADHAVPAAHLPDLAHALETRADPATPNELVLLFDETMEPGPIERARPWIDEAFAGETVAEILERLRAMPETDGEITPSAVHAELVQRAPLALAVTLRAVRRARELPDLRAALAQEYGLVSWFVRTQPDMAEGIRAQVVDKDRSPRWNPATLEGVVDDMIDEAFAHRAPVPLWTDEGEER; encoded by the coding sequence GTGACCTCCGATCGCGTGCTCCGAGCCAGGCGGAACGGCGTCGGCCGCCTCACCCTGAACCGGCCCGAGGCGATCAACGCGGTCGACATCGACATGGTCCGCTCGATGCTGGCGGCGCTCGACGCGTGGCGCGACGACGCCGATGTGCACCTCGTGCTGCTCGACGGCGTGGGCGATCGCGGGCTGTGCGCCGGCGGCGACGTGCGCCTGCTGCGCGAGCACATCGTGGCCGGCCGATTCGACGCGGTGGAGGAGTTCTTCCGCGGCGAGTACCTCCTCAACGCCACGATCGACGAGTACCCGCGGCCGTTCGTGGCGTTCATGGACGGCGTGACGATGGGCGGCGGCATCGGCATCTCCGCGCACGGCAGCGTCCGCGTGGTCACCGAGCGCTCGCGGCTGGCGATGCCCGAGACGCGGATCGGCTTCACCCCCGACGTCGGCGGCACGTGGCTGCTCGGACGCGCTCCCGGCCGGCTGGGGGAGTTCCTGGCGCTCACGGGCTGGACGATGGGCGCCGCCGACGCGATCCTCTGCGGGCTCGCCGACCATGCCGTCCCCGCCGCCCACCTGCCGGACCTCGCCCACGCGCTCGAGACGCGGGCCGATCCCGCCACGCCGAACGAGCTCGTGCTGCTGTTCGACGAGACGATGGAGCCGGGGCCGATCGAGCGGGCGCGCCCCTGGATCGACGAGGCGTTCGCGGGCGAGACCGTGGCCGAGATCCTCGAGCGGCTGCGCGCGATGCCCGAGACCGACGGCGAGATCACCCCGTCGGCGGTGCACGCCGAGCTCGTGCAGCGCGCGCCGCTCGCCCTCGCGGTGACCCTGCGCGCGGTGCGGCGCGCCCGCGAGCTGCCCGACCTGCGCGCCGCCCTCGCGCAGGAGTACGGGCTCGTGTCGTGGTTCGTGCGCACCCAGCCCGACATGGCGGAGGGGATCCGCGCGCAGGTGGTGGACAAGGATCGTTCCCCCCGATGGAATCCCGCCACCCTCGAGGGGGTTGTCGACGACATGATCGACGAGGCGTTCGCGCACCGGGCGCCCGTGCCGCTGTGGACCGACGAAGGAGAGGAACGATGA